The stretch of DNA GCCGAACTCGTGCATGTGGCGCTGGGCAATCAGGGCATAGCCCGGATTGGCCGCGATCAGGCCGTAGGGCGCGTCAAACTCGGCGTCCAGGCGCGGGAACGGCGGGGGTTTGCCCACGCTCATCGTCTTGCTGGTCCACGAATCGCCCAGGACGCACAACACGTTGTCACACATGCCGGCTTCAATGGCTGCGGCCGCCCGCCAGAACATGCCGGTGGCCGACGCTCCGCCCAACTCGACCAGATCGAAATAGCGGGGGTGGAATTGCAGGTATTCGGAAATGACCGACGGCCACAGCACGCTGTAATCGCCAATCGCCATGCCTGTCAGCAGGCCGTCGATGTCCTGCTTTTTCAGACCCGCGTCGGCAATCGCATCCCGCGCCACTTCCCCAATAATCCCCAGCGGCGTTTTCCCGCCGCCGCCCTTTTGGGGGGTCATCTCAGCAAAGCCAGTAATGGCCGCTTTTCCTTTCAGACTCATGCGTGTCCTCCTATGACGCCAGGGCTTTGATGCGGGCTACAATCTGCGGCAGCACAAGCCCGGCCTTGTCCTGGATGATGAAATCGGCCGTGGCGTCCGTCAAGTCGGTCGGCTCGGGATTGATCTCAATGACCCGTGCTCCGGCTTCCTTGGCCACGCCGGGCATGGCCGCAGCAGGATACACCACCGCCGAGGTGCCGATCACCAGCATCAGCTCGCAGCTGTGGGCCTCCTGGTAGGAGCGGGACAGGGCGTGGGGGGGAATCGGCTCGCCGAAAAACACGCCGGCCGGCTTGAACACGCCGCCACACGCACAGTACGGGGGCAGACTCTCGAGCGACACCTCGGTCAGGGGCAGGCTGGTATCGCAGCGCTGGCACACCACTTGGCGCATATTGCCGTGAAACTCAATCACGTCCTGGCTGCCGCCGGCCTGGTGCAGATTATCGACATTCTGGGTGATGATG from Desulfurellaceae bacterium encodes:
- a CDS encoding NAD-dependent deacylase codes for the protein MQERIERAAQAIRTSRKTIALTGAGISAESGIPTFRDPGGLWDRYDPEEYATIDAFRRDPGKVWQMMRDFTELKTAQPNPGHYALAQLEQVGLLGCIITQNVDNLHQAGGSQDVIEFHGNMRQVVCQRCDTSLPLTEVSLESLPPYCACGGVFKPAGVFFGEPIPPHALSRSYQEAHSCELMLVIGTSAVVYPAAAMPGVAKEAGARVIEINPEPTDLTDATADFIIQDKAGLVLPQIVARIKALAS